Genomic window (Streptomyces sp. LX-29):
CGCCGTCGGTCACCCGGGAGGTCTACGGCGAGGGCTTCTACCAGGTCTACTTCCAGCGGCCGGGGGTGGCGGACGCGGAGTTGGCACGGGATCTGCCGGCCACGTTCCGCCGCGTCCTGGCCAGCGGATCGGGCGACCGGCCGGGCGCCGCCGCGCCGCGGCCGTGGGTCATCCCCGACGGCGCCACCCTCATGGACACGATCCCGGAGCCGGAGCGGCTGCCCGGCTGGCTCACCGCGGCGGACATCGACGCCTTCGTGAGCGACTACGCCCGGCACGGCGACCGGGCCTTCACCGGCCCCCTCAACTGGTATCGGAACCTCCAGCGCAACAGCGAGCTGCTGACCGCCTTCCAGGGTCGGAGCATCGACGTGCCCGCGCTCTACGTGGTCGGGGACCGCGACATGGTGACCTCGCTGCGCGGCATGGACAGGCTGCTGCCCTCGCTGGGCGACCTCATGCCGCGGCTGCACCGCACCCTGACGCTCCCCGGCTGCGGCCACTGGACCCAGCAGGAGCGGCCGGACGAGGTCAACACGGCGCTGTTGCGGTTCCTCGATCGGCTGCCGGACCTGGACTGACGGACGCAGCGGCGCCACCGGTGGGAAGCGGCCCGGCGGCCGGAGGCGGCCCGGCCGGGCGGAGATCGTCGGCCGGAAGCGGCGCGTCGGCCGCGAGCCCTGCGCCGGCCGGCGGCGCGGGATCGGCCGCGGGGATCGGTGTGTCGACCGGGGGCGCGGGGTCGGCGGCCAGGAGCGGCACCTCGGCCGGCGGCGCGGGGTCGGCCGCCGGAGGCGGGCGGAAGGGGAGGCCGGGGGAGCCGGGGGCGGGCGCCGCGGGCGGCCGGGCGGAGGCCACCAGTTCGGCGGCCCGCTCGGCCGGGACGCCCGCGGACAGCAGCACCGTCTCCACCGAGGCGGGTCCGGCCTGTGCCGCGCTCAACACACCGCCGTTGACCGCCTCCATCAGGCCGAAGAGCACCTGTTCGTGGACGTAGGCGAGGGCCGCGGCCGGGAGCGGCGAGGTGAACGCGCCCTCCCGCATGCCGCGTCGCAGCAGGTCCGTGCACTCCTTGCGGGCCGGGGCGAGGCTGGCGCGGATGCCCTCGACCGTGACGCTGCGCTGGGCGAGGGAGACCAGCAGGCGGTAGGGCTCGACGATCTCCCATACGGCGAGGGTGGCCCGAGCGAGCGCCGCGGCCGGGTCGGACACCCCCGCGCGGCCCGCCGCGTGCGCGGCGGCGACGGCCTCGCCGACCCCGTCCACGATCTCCGCGATCAGCGCGTCGCGATTGGGGAAGTGCCCGTACACCGTGCGGCGCACCACGCCGGCGGCGCGGGCGATCTGGTCCATCGAGGCGTCCGGGTCGCGCACCAGCTCGGTGAGCGCGACCTCCAGGATGCGGCGGCGGTTGGCGTCGGCTCTTCCGGAACTCACGAAGCCATTTTGCACAGCGCTGCGCAATCCCGTAAATTGCACACTGCCGTGCAATTACACAGTCGTGTGCAATCTCCTGAGAGGGTGCGACGCAATGCCGCTGTGGGTGAACAAGCCGGTCGACGAGGCGACGGGGCCGTACCCCCGGCGCTGGTGGGCGCTGGCCGTCCTGTGTCTCAGCCTTCTGGTCGCGGTCATGGCGAACACCGCCCTGACCGTCGCCGCCCCCGACATGACCACCGACCTGGGCCTGTCCAGCTCCGACCTCCAGTGGGTGATCGACGGCTACACCGTCCCGTACGCCGCGCTGATGCTGCTGTTCGGGGCGATCGGCGACAAGTACAGCCGCCGCGGCGCGCTCGTCCTCGGGCTGCTCGTCTTCGGCGGCGGCTCGATAGCCGGCTCGCTGGTCGACAGCGCCGAGGGCGTCATCGCGGCCCGCGCGGTCATGGGGGTCGGCGCCGCGATGATCATGCCCGCGACCCTCTCCCTGCTCACCGCGACCTTCCCGCGCGAGGAGCGGGCCAAGGCGATCATCATGTGGAACGGAACGGCGGGCATCGCCATCGCCGCCGGGCCACTGATCGCGGGGGTGCTGCTTCAGGACAACGGCTGGGCCTCGACCTTCCTGATCAACATCCCGGTCGTGCTGCTCACCATCGTCGGCGCCTTCCTGCTCATCCCGCCGTCCAAGGCCGTGGACCGCGACCGCGTCGACTACGTCGGCGGACTGCTCTCGGTGCTGTGGATCGGCGCCCTCGTCTACATGATCATTCAGGGCCCGCACTTCGGCTGGGACGCGAAGGCGATCACCGCCGCCGTCGTCGCGGGCGTCGGCTGCGCGCTGTTCGTCCTGTGGGAGCTGCGCCACCCGCGCCCCGTGCTGGACGTGCGGAAGTTCGGCCGGCGGCGGTTCGCCGGGGCCAATCTGGCGGTCGCCCTCTTCTTCGTCGCGGTCTTCGGCGCCTTCTACTTCCTCACCCAGCACCTCCAGTTCGTGCTGGGCTACACCCCCCTGGAGACCGGCGTCCGGATGCTGCCGCTGGCCGGCGCGGTCTTCGTCGGCTCCGCGCTCACCGGCGTGCTCACCCCGCGCCTGGGCATGAAGGTCACCGTCATGGCGGGCATGCTGGGCGGCACCGTGGCGATGCTCCTGCTGGCGCGGGTGGACGCGGGGTCGACCTACGGGGATCTGGCCCTCCCGCTGGCGATCCTCGGCCTGGCCATCGGACTGTCCGTGTCACCCTGCACCGACGTGATCATGGGTTCCTTCCCCGAGTCCGAACTGGGCGTCGGCGGCGCGGTCAACGACACCTCGCTGGAGCTGGGCGGCTCGCTCGGCATCGCCATCCTCGGCTCGGTGCTGGCCGACTCCTACTCCTCCCACCTGGAGGACGCGGTCGCCCCGGGCCTTCCGCCCGCGGCGCTGAGCGCCGCTCAGGACTCGGTCGGCGCGGGCCTGGTGGTCGCCCAGAAGGTCGGCGAGCAGGCCGGCCCGGAGCAGGGCCGGGCCATGCTCGACGCCGTGCACGGCGCCTTCTCCGACGCCGTCGCGCACACCAGCCTGGTCGGGGCGGTGATCCTGGCCGTCGGCACCGTGGTGGTGGCGATCCTCCTGCCGCGCCGCACGCCGGTCTCCCCGACGGAGCGGCCCGCCCCGGAGCGGGATCTGGCGCATACGGACCGATGACCTTGGTCGGCGGTGGCGGGGAGGCGCGATAGCGGCGGCCGCCGTCGCGGCTTAGGGTCGTGGCAGGGGCGGGAGACAGGCCGTCGTCTGGCTGGGGTGAGTGGCATGCGGGTGCTGCCGGTGGAACGGGCGGAAGCGTCCCAGACGGCGTTGCGCCTGGTCGACGCCGGCTCGGGTCATCCCGTCGCGATCGATCCGGGGTATCGGGAACCGCTGCGCGTCGCGGTCGAGCCCCGGTGCGACGAGGCGTACGAGCCCGCGTACGAGACCGCTGCGGGGGCCGCCCCCGGCACCGCCGGGGCCGCAGACTCCGCGGTCGACGCCGCCGCGGCCTCGGGACTCGTCGACGCCGAGCTGACCGGACTCCGGGTCCGGCTGGTCGGCGACGTCCTGGCGCGCACCGCGGAGCTGTTCGGCGGGCAGGCGCTGGTGGGCGTGGTGCGCTCCGGGGGCCGCGGGGACGCGCTGGAGGCCCGGGCGGCCGCGCTCGGCGTCCGCCCGGCCGCGGTCGTCGGGGACGGGGCGGAGGTGACGGAGGCCCTGGGCGGAAAGCCGGAGGTCCATGTGACCGGTGCCCGGGGTGGCGACGCGGAGGCGGAGTACGGGATCGTCCTGCGTGTCGGCGTGGTGCACGCGCCCGGCGGAGCGCGGTCGACCGGCGCGGGCGCCACGGGGCGCGGACCGTCGTCCGACGTCGCCGCGGTCGTGGCGGGCGACGAGCCCGGCGCCGACGACCCGCTGGCGCTGCGGCTGGCCCTGCTGTCCCGCCCGTACTACCAGCTGATCGAGC
Coding sequences:
- a CDS encoding alpha/beta hydrolase, which translates into the protein MTAAIKHGFVEVNGNTLHVAEQGEGPLVLLLHGFPESWYSWRHQFGPLAAAGYRVVAPDQRGYARSEQPEDVGAYTLPHLVGDVIGLIHALGEERAVVVGHDWGAPVAWTTALFRPDVVRAVVGLSVPPTPPAAMSPPSVTREVYGEGFYQVYFQRPGVADAELARDLPATFRRVLASGSGDRPGAAAPRPWVIPDGATLMDTIPEPERLPGWLTAADIDAFVSDYARHGDRAFTGPLNWYRNLQRNSELLTAFQGRSIDVPALYVVGDRDMVTSLRGMDRLLPSLGDLMPRLHRTLTLPGCGHWTQQERPDEVNTALLRFLDRLPDLD
- a CDS encoding MFS transporter, with protein sequence MPLWVNKPVDEATGPYPRRWWALAVLCLSLLVAVMANTALTVAAPDMTTDLGLSSSDLQWVIDGYTVPYAALMLLFGAIGDKYSRRGALVLGLLVFGGGSIAGSLVDSAEGVIAARAVMGVGAAMIMPATLSLLTATFPREERAKAIIMWNGTAGIAIAAGPLIAGVLLQDNGWASTFLINIPVVLLTIVGAFLLIPPSKAVDRDRVDYVGGLLSVLWIGALVYMIIQGPHFGWDAKAITAAVVAGVGCALFVLWELRHPRPVLDVRKFGRRRFAGANLAVALFFVAVFGAFYFLTQHLQFVLGYTPLETGVRMLPLAGAVFVGSALTGVLTPRLGMKVTVMAGMLGGTVAMLLLARVDAGSTYGDLALPLAILGLAIGLSVSPCTDVIMGSFPESELGVGGAVNDTSLELGGSLGIAILGSVLADSYSSHLEDAVAPGLPPAALSAAQDSVGAGLVVAQKVGEQAGPEQGRAMLDAVHGAFSDAVAHTSLVGAVILAVGTVVVAILLPRRTPVSPTERPAPERDLAHTDR
- a CDS encoding TetR/AcrR family transcriptional regulator yields the protein MSSGRADANRRRILEVALTELVRDPDASMDQIARAAGVVRRTVYGHFPNRDALIAEIVDGVGEAVAAAHAAGRAGVSDPAAALARATLAVWEIVEPYRLLVSLAQRSVTVEGIRASLAPARKECTDLLRRGMREGAFTSPLPAAALAYVHEQVLFGLMEAVNGGVLSAAQAGPASVETVLLSAGVPAERAAELVASARPPAAPAPGSPGLPFRPPPAADPAPPAEVPLLAADPAPPVDTPIPAADPAPPAGAGLAADAPLPADDLRPAGPPPAAGPLPTGGAAASVSPGPAADRGTATAPC